A genomic region of Chaetodon auriga isolate fChaAug3 chromosome 11, fChaAug3.hap1, whole genome shotgun sequence contains the following coding sequences:
- the nolc1 gene encoding nucleolar and coiled-body phosphoprotein 1 isoform X2, with the protein MPTSGIPFTSFPSRRSVVKMAASKSTPSDLFKCVYSFLLENKFTKAAQQFQKQTKVTQQDQNEESLVNIFNFWVKSPEARKRKATPNNAEDTNSPSAKKAKTTTESSSSEESSSDDEEAAAKPTKAAPAAKVVPVKAAVAAKAASSTSEDSSDSEEEKAPAKAPVKSPAARKKDSSSSSEESDSEDEPPAKAPASKPKAGAAAAPKPAVPAKGAAQKKQDSTSEDSSSDSEDEETAKAPVKPAPVKAAAAAAESTSEDSSSEDEAPPSKKAKAGAYSAVPPPASVQKAPAAPAASKADDSDSSDSSDEEEEKKGAAKPAAVKTTAAKPGVPKPAAKKQESSSESSDSSSDEEVAKQPAAKGTPAKAAPAKPTPVKPAPAKAAPAKDSDSDSDSSSSEEEEEVKKPAAKVTPAKAAPAKPVAAKVTPAKEESSEEDSSSEEEEEETAKKPTAKPAPAKTTPAKKDESSSSDSDSSSEDEAPAKPATKTAAKPAPAAASKPPAKAAESSSDSEDSSEEEEEPVKAKPVAKQTAPATKPPAAAESSSDSDSSSEDEEEPAKAKANPKAAKAATPASKPVTPVAKRPAAAESSSDSDSSSEEEEPAKAKPTAAKPATPASKAATPASKAATPASKAAAAAESSSDSDSSSEDEEPVKTKPAAVKAATPASKPATPAAKPAAAAESSSDSDTSSEDEEEPVKTKQAAAPKPATPVTKPAAKPGPAADSSSDSDSSDSENEAAKPAVKKQAPAAVAKKSAPAVVKAPAETSDDSSSDEEEPKKAVAVPKPAAATKKAEESSSDSSDSSDSETETKSTPAKPAVTNGKAATPAVKAPAESSSSDSSSEEEKEPQKSSGKPATAKKASATKAKESSSSSDSSSDEEEAPRKAATAPTTPTTNGTNGKADRDESSSESDEEETEVKTPKNKKATTTPQTFPKANKKSSNVPFRRIREEEVTVDPRLLDNSFDAKRGATGDWGQKANDVLKFTKGKSFRHEKTKKKRGSYRGGAISTTVNSIKFDSD; encoded by the exons ATGCCCACAAGTGGGATTCCTTTCACTTCCTTCCCTTCCAGAAGGAGCGTGGTGAAGATGGCGGCGTCGAAGTCGACACCAAGTGATCTGTTCAAATGCGTGTATTCATTTCTGCTGGAGAACAAGTTCACCAAGGCGGCTCAGCAGTTCCAGAAGCAGACTAAAGTG ACTCAACAAGATCAAAATGAAGAAAGCCTCGTGAACATCTTCAACTTCTGGGTGAA GTCTCCTGAAGCCAGGAAACGAAAAGCAACTCCCAACAATGCTGAAGATACAAACAGTCCATCGGCCAAGAAAGCAAAAACCACCACAGAGAGCTCCAGCAGCGAAGAGTCGAGCAGCGACGATGAGGAAGCTGCTGCAAAACCAACCAAGGCAGCCCCTGCAG CCAAGGTGGTGCCTGTGAAAGCAGCAGTAGCTGCTAAAGCTGCGTCCAGCACCAGTGAAGACTCCAGTgactctgaggaggagaaagcccCTGCAAAGGCTCCTGTAAAG TCGCCTGCTGCAAGGAAGAAAGACAGCAGCTCAAGCAGTGAAGAATCTGATTCTGAGGATGAGCCGCCCGCCAAAGCCCCTGCATCCA AACCCAAAGCAGGTGCAGCCGCAGCACCCAAACCAGCTGTTCCTGCTAAAGGTGCAGCGCAGAAGAAGCAGGACAGCACCAGTGAAGATAGTTCCTCTGATTCTGAAGATGAAGAAACAGCCAAG GCTCCAGTCAAACCTGCGCCGGTAAAAGcagctgcggctgctgctgaaTCAACCAGTGAAGACTCGTCATCTGAAGATGAGGCTCCACCGAGCAAAAAAGCCAAAGCAG GAGCATACAGTGCAGTCCCCCCTCCTGCTTCAGTCCAGAAAgctccagctgcaccagcagCCAGCAAGGCCGATGACAGTGACTCTTcagacagcagtgatgaagaagaggagaagaaaggagctg CGAAACCTGCAGCAGTAAAGACCACTGCTGCCAAACCTGGTGTTCCCAAACCTGCtgcaaagaagcaggaatccAGCTCTGAGAGCTCAG ATTCAAGTTCAGATGAAGAGGTGGCGAAGCAGCCTGCAGCCAAAGGAACCCCAGCTAAAGCAGCCCCGGCTAAACCCACCCCAGTCAAACCCGCCCCAGCCAAGGCTGCACCTGCTaaagactcagactcagactcagactcatcaagttcagaggaggaagaggaggtgaagaaacCTGCAGCAAAGGTGACTCCTGCTAAGGCTGCTCCAGCTAAACCTGTTGCAGCTAAAGTTACACCTGCTAAAGAAGAATCCTCAGAGGAGGATTCcagttcagaggaggaggaggaggagacggcaAAGAAGCCCACAGCTAAACCTGCACCTGCCAAGACTACCCCAGCTAAAAAGGACGAGTCTTCAAGCTCAG ATTCAGATAGCAGCTCTGAAGATGAGGCTCCAGCAAAACCTGCCACCAAAACTGCAGCCaaacctgctcctgctgctgcttctaaACCTCCAGCCAAGGCAGCGGAGAGCAGCTCTGACTCAGAGGACtcctctgaagaggaggaagaaccaGTGAAAGCCAAGCCAGTGGCTAAACAGACTGCCCCAGCAACAaagcctccagctgcagcagagagcagctcagactcTGACTCCTCCtctgaggatgaggaagaaccagctaaagctaaagctaatcCTAAAGCAGCTAAAGCAGCTACCCCAGCTTCAAAGCCTGTTACCCCTGTTGCAAAgcgtcctgcagcagcagagagcagctcagactcTGACTCCTCATCTGAGGAGGAAGAACCCGCTAAAGCAAAACCAACAGCAGCTAAACCCGCTACCCCGGCTTCAAAGGCTGCTACCCCAGCTTCAAAAGCTGCTACCCCAGCTtcaaaggctgctgctgcagcagagagcagctcagatTCTGACTCCTCTTCTGAAGATGAAGAACCAGTCAAGACTAAACCTGCAGCAGTTAAAGCAGCTACACCGGCCTCAAAGCCTGCCACTCCTGCAGCAaagcctgctgctgcagcagagagcagttcTGACTCTGACACCTCCTCAGAGGACGAGGAAGAACCCGTGAAAACAAAGCAAGCAGCAGCACCTAAACCAGCGACCCCAGTGACGAAACCTGCAGCAAAGCCTGggccagcagcagacagcagttcTGACAGCGACAGCTCAGATTCTGAGAATGAGGCAGCCAAACCTGCAGTCAAGAAACAAGCTCCGGCAGCAGTGGCCAAGAAATCTGCTCCTGCTGTCGTCAAGGCCCCTGCAGAGACAAGTGATGACAGCTCCAGTGATGAGGAGGAACCCAAGAAGGCAGTGGCGGTACCCAAGCCTGCAGCTGCAACAAAAAAGGCggaggagagcagctcagactcCTCGGACAGCTCTGATTCCGAGACGGAGACCAAGTCCACCCCTGCTAAGCCTGCCGTCACCAACGGCAAGGCAGCCACCCCAGCAGTGAAGGCCCCAGCGGAGTCCTCAtccagtgacagcagctccGAAGAGGAAAAAGAGCCCCAAAAAAGTAGCGGAAAACCTGCAACAGCTAAGAAAGCCTCAGCAACTAAAGctaaagagagcagcagctcctcagacAGTTCATCAGATGAGGAAGAAGCACCACGCAAAGCAGCCACGGCACCCACCACCCCTACAACAAATG GTACCAACggaaaggcagacagagatgaaAGTTCATCGGAAAGTGATGAGGAAGAGACTGAAGTCAAGACACCGAAAAATAAGAAAGCAACAACCACACCACAGACATTTCCTAAAGCCAACAAGAAG TCTTCCAACGTACCATTCCGTAGAATAAGAGAGGAAGAAGTAACCGTGGATCCTCGTCTCTTAGACAACTCCTTTGATGCAAAG CGTGGAGCCACGGGGGACTGGGGCCAGAAAGCTAACGATGTGCTCAAGTTCACAAAAGGCAAGTCATTCCGCCATGaaaagacgaagaagaagaggggaagcTACCGCGGCGGAGCCATCTCCACCACAGTCAACTCCATTAAGTTTGACAGTGACTGA
- the nolc1 gene encoding nucleolar and coiled-body phosphoprotein 1 isoform X1 yields the protein MPTSGIPFTSFPSRRSVVKMAASKSTPSDLFKCVYSFLLENKFTKAAQQFQKQTKVTQQDQNEESLVNIFNFWVKSPEARKRKATPNNAEDTNSPSAKKAKTTTESSSSEESSSDDEEAAAKPTKAAPAAKVVPVKAAVAAKAASSTSEDSSDSEEEKAPAKAPVKAPVKSPAARKKDSSSSSEESDSEDEPPAKAPASKPKAGAAAAPKPAVPAKGAAQKKQDSTSEDSSSDSEDEETAKAPVKPAPVKAAAAAAESTSEDSSSEDEAPPSKKAKAGAYSAVPPPASVQKAPAAPAASKADDSDSSDSSDEEEEKKGAAKPAAVKTTAAKPGVPKPAAKKQESSSESSDSSSDEEVAKQPAAKGTPAKAAPAKPTPVKPAPAKAAPAKDSDSDSDSSSSEEEEEVKKPAAKVTPAKAAPAKPVAAKVTPAKEESSEEDSSSEEEEEETAKKPTAKPAPAKTTPAKKDESSSSDSDSSSEDEAPAKPATKTAAKPAPAAASKPPAKAAESSSDSEDSSEEEEEPVKAKPVAKQTAPATKPPAAAESSSDSDSSSEDEEEPAKAKANPKAAKAATPASKPVTPVAKRPAAAESSSDSDSSSEEEEPAKAKPTAAKPATPASKAATPASKAATPASKAAAAAESSSDSDSSSEDEEPVKTKPAAVKAATPASKPATPAAKPAAAAESSSDSDTSSEDEEEPVKTKQAAAPKPATPVTKPAAKPGPAADSSSDSDSSDSENEAAKPAVKKQAPAAVAKKSAPAVVKAPAETSDDSSSDEEEPKKAVAVPKPAAATKKAEESSSDSSDSSDSETETKSTPAKPAVTNGKAATPAVKAPAESSSSDSSSEEEKEPQKSSGKPATAKKASATKAKESSSSSDSSSDEEEAPRKAATAPTTPTTNGTNGKADRDESSSESDEEETEVKTPKNKKATTTPQTFPKANKKSSNVPFRRIREEEVTVDPRLLDNSFDAKRGATGDWGQKANDVLKFTKGKSFRHEKTKKKRGSYRGGAISTTVNSIKFDSD from the exons ATGCCCACAAGTGGGATTCCTTTCACTTCCTTCCCTTCCAGAAGGAGCGTGGTGAAGATGGCGGCGTCGAAGTCGACACCAAGTGATCTGTTCAAATGCGTGTATTCATTTCTGCTGGAGAACAAGTTCACCAAGGCGGCTCAGCAGTTCCAGAAGCAGACTAAAGTG ACTCAACAAGATCAAAATGAAGAAAGCCTCGTGAACATCTTCAACTTCTGGGTGAA GTCTCCTGAAGCCAGGAAACGAAAAGCAACTCCCAACAATGCTGAAGATACAAACAGTCCATCGGCCAAGAAAGCAAAAACCACCACAGAGAGCTCCAGCAGCGAAGAGTCGAGCAGCGACGATGAGGAAGCTGCTGCAAAACCAACCAAGGCAGCCCCTGCAG CCAAGGTGGTGCCTGTGAAAGCAGCAGTAGCTGCTAAAGCTGCGTCCAGCACCAGTGAAGACTCCAGTgactctgaggaggagaaagcccCTGCAAAGGCTCCTGTAAAG GCTCCTGTAAAGTCGCCTGCTGCAAGGAAGAAAGACAGCAGCTCAAGCAGTGAAGAATCTGATTCTGAGGATGAGCCGCCCGCCAAAGCCCCTGCATCCA AACCCAAAGCAGGTGCAGCCGCAGCACCCAAACCAGCTGTTCCTGCTAAAGGTGCAGCGCAGAAGAAGCAGGACAGCACCAGTGAAGATAGTTCCTCTGATTCTGAAGATGAAGAAACAGCCAAG GCTCCAGTCAAACCTGCGCCGGTAAAAGcagctgcggctgctgctgaaTCAACCAGTGAAGACTCGTCATCTGAAGATGAGGCTCCACCGAGCAAAAAAGCCAAAGCAG GAGCATACAGTGCAGTCCCCCCTCCTGCTTCAGTCCAGAAAgctccagctgcaccagcagCCAGCAAGGCCGATGACAGTGACTCTTcagacagcagtgatgaagaagaggagaagaaaggagctg CGAAACCTGCAGCAGTAAAGACCACTGCTGCCAAACCTGGTGTTCCCAAACCTGCtgcaaagaagcaggaatccAGCTCTGAGAGCTCAG ATTCAAGTTCAGATGAAGAGGTGGCGAAGCAGCCTGCAGCCAAAGGAACCCCAGCTAAAGCAGCCCCGGCTAAACCCACCCCAGTCAAACCCGCCCCAGCCAAGGCTGCACCTGCTaaagactcagactcagactcagactcatcaagttcagaggaggaagaggaggtgaagaaacCTGCAGCAAAGGTGACTCCTGCTAAGGCTGCTCCAGCTAAACCTGTTGCAGCTAAAGTTACACCTGCTAAAGAAGAATCCTCAGAGGAGGATTCcagttcagaggaggaggaggaggagacggcaAAGAAGCCCACAGCTAAACCTGCACCTGCCAAGACTACCCCAGCTAAAAAGGACGAGTCTTCAAGCTCAG ATTCAGATAGCAGCTCTGAAGATGAGGCTCCAGCAAAACCTGCCACCAAAACTGCAGCCaaacctgctcctgctgctgcttctaaACCTCCAGCCAAGGCAGCGGAGAGCAGCTCTGACTCAGAGGACtcctctgaagaggaggaagaaccaGTGAAAGCCAAGCCAGTGGCTAAACAGACTGCCCCAGCAACAaagcctccagctgcagcagagagcagctcagactcTGACTCCTCCtctgaggatgaggaagaaccagctaaagctaaagctaatcCTAAAGCAGCTAAAGCAGCTACCCCAGCTTCAAAGCCTGTTACCCCTGTTGCAAAgcgtcctgcagcagcagagagcagctcagactcTGACTCCTCATCTGAGGAGGAAGAACCCGCTAAAGCAAAACCAACAGCAGCTAAACCCGCTACCCCGGCTTCAAAGGCTGCTACCCCAGCTTCAAAAGCTGCTACCCCAGCTtcaaaggctgctgctgcagcagagagcagctcagatTCTGACTCCTCTTCTGAAGATGAAGAACCAGTCAAGACTAAACCTGCAGCAGTTAAAGCAGCTACACCGGCCTCAAAGCCTGCCACTCCTGCAGCAaagcctgctgctgcagcagagagcagttcTGACTCTGACACCTCCTCAGAGGACGAGGAAGAACCCGTGAAAACAAAGCAAGCAGCAGCACCTAAACCAGCGACCCCAGTGACGAAACCTGCAGCAAAGCCTGggccagcagcagacagcagttcTGACAGCGACAGCTCAGATTCTGAGAATGAGGCAGCCAAACCTGCAGTCAAGAAACAAGCTCCGGCAGCAGTGGCCAAGAAATCTGCTCCTGCTGTCGTCAAGGCCCCTGCAGAGACAAGTGATGACAGCTCCAGTGATGAGGAGGAACCCAAGAAGGCAGTGGCGGTACCCAAGCCTGCAGCTGCAACAAAAAAGGCggaggagagcagctcagactcCTCGGACAGCTCTGATTCCGAGACGGAGACCAAGTCCACCCCTGCTAAGCCTGCCGTCACCAACGGCAAGGCAGCCACCCCAGCAGTGAAGGCCCCAGCGGAGTCCTCAtccagtgacagcagctccGAAGAGGAAAAAGAGCCCCAAAAAAGTAGCGGAAAACCTGCAACAGCTAAGAAAGCCTCAGCAACTAAAGctaaagagagcagcagctcctcagacAGTTCATCAGATGAGGAAGAAGCACCACGCAAAGCAGCCACGGCACCCACCACCCCTACAACAAATG GTACCAACggaaaggcagacagagatgaaAGTTCATCGGAAAGTGATGAGGAAGAGACTGAAGTCAAGACACCGAAAAATAAGAAAGCAACAACCACACCACAGACATTTCCTAAAGCCAACAAGAAG TCTTCCAACGTACCATTCCGTAGAATAAGAGAGGAAGAAGTAACCGTGGATCCTCGTCTCTTAGACAACTCCTTTGATGCAAAG CGTGGAGCCACGGGGGACTGGGGCCAGAAAGCTAACGATGTGCTCAAGTTCACAAAAGGCAAGTCATTCCGCCATGaaaagacgaagaagaagaggggaagcTACCGCGGCGGAGCCATCTCCACCACAGTCAACTCCATTAAGTTTGACAGTGACTGA